One window of Bos indicus isolate NIAB-ARS_2022 breed Sahiwal x Tharparkar chromosome 18, NIAB-ARS_B.indTharparkar_mat_pri_1.0, whole genome shotgun sequence genomic DNA carries:
- the MYADM gene encoding myeloid-associated differentiation marker: MPVTVTRTTVTTTMSSSSGLGSPTIVGSPRLLTQPLGLLRLLQLVSTCVAFSLVASVGAWTGPMGNWSMFTWCFCFSVTLIILIVELCGLQVRFPLSWRNFPITYACYAALFCLSSSIIYPTTYVQFLSHGRSRDHAIAATAFSCIACVAYATEVAWTRARPGEITGYMATVPGLLKVLETFVACIIFAFISDPGLYQHQSALEWCVAVYSICFILAAVAILLNLGDCTNVLPIAFPTFLSGLALISVLLYATALVLWPLYQFDQKHGGEPRRQMDPGCSRRHVHYVCSWDRRLAVAILTGINLLAYLADLVYSARLVFVRV, translated from the coding sequence atgCCAGTGACGGTAACCCGCACCACCGTGACAACCACAATGTCGTCATCCTCCGGCCTGGGCTCCCCGACCATCGTGGGGTCCCCTCGGCTGCTGACCCAGCCGCTGGGCCTCCTCCGCCTGCTGCAGCTGGTCTCCACCTGCGTGGCCTTCTCGCTGGTGGCCAGCGTGGGCGCTTGGACGGGGCCCATGGGCAACTGGTCCATGTTCACCTGGTGCTTCTGCTTCTCCGTGACGCTCATCATCCTCATCGTGGAGCTGTGCGGGCTCCAGGTGCGCTTCCCGCTGTCCTGGCGCAACTTCCCCATCACATACGCCTGCTACGCCGCCCTTTTctgcctctcctcctccatcATCTACCCCACCACCTACGTGCAGTTCTTGTCTCACGGGCGCTCCCGGGACCACGCCATCGCCGCCACTGCTTTCTCCTGCATCGCCTGCGTCGCCTACGCCACCGAGGTGGCCTGGACCCGGGCCCGGCCCGGCGAGATCACCGGCTACATGGCCACTGTGCCCGGACTGCTCAAGGTGCTGGAGACCTTCGTGGCCTGCATCATCTTCGCCTTCATTAGCGACCCGGGGCTGTACCAGCACCAGTCGGCCCTGGAGTGGTGCGTGGCCGTGTATTCCATCTGCTTCATCCTGGCGGCCGTGGCCATCCTGCTGAACCTCGGTGACTGCACCAACGTCCTGCCCATCGCCTTCCCCACTTTCCTGTCGGGCCTGGCCCTGATCTCCGTCCTCTTATACGCCACGGCCCTGGTCCTCTGGCCACTCTACCAGTTCGACCAGAAGCATGGCGGTGAGCCGCGGCGGCAGATGGATCCCGGTTGCAGTAGAAGGCACGTGCACTACGTGTGTTCCTGGGACCGCCGGCTGGCCGTGGCCATCCTGACAGGCATCAACCTGCTGGCTTACCTGGCCGACCTGGTATACTCAGCCCGCCTGGTTTTTGTCAGGGTCTGA